The Lycium barbarum isolate Lr01 chromosome 10, ASM1917538v2, whole genome shotgun sequence genome includes a region encoding these proteins:
- the LOC132614409 gene encoding small polypeptide DEVIL 6-like, translated as MKMMSSSNNMRSSKRKLISSRGLGGVLREQRAKFYIIRRCVVMLLCWND; from the coding sequence atgaagatgatgagcagcagcaacaacatgAGAAGTTCAAAGAGGAAGTTGATCTCAAGCAGAGGGCTCGGAGGAGTCCTTAGAGAGCAAAGGGCAAAGTTTTACATAATCAGGAGATGTGTCGTCATGCTTCTTTGTTGGAATGACTGA